The following proteins are co-located in the Pyrococcus abyssi GE5 genome:
- a CDS encoding acetamidase/formamidase family protein, which yields MMVIPRDKHVYSFGPNMKEVARAKPGEIVIFQTLDALGGQVKSEEDTIEKIDFSRVNPATGPLYVEGAKRGGILRVDILDIKVEGKGAVVTAPGAGVLGKKVERPQTRICEVKDGFVIFKGIKIPAMPMIGVIGVAYDEEVPTGTPGKHGGNMDTNLIRKGTTIYFPVFVDGAYLAIGDLHAVMGDGEVCVSACEVSGEVTVRVTPMEGKLEWPLLETEDSFYLLVSDENLDKAIEEAVSLGVEALRKSNDLSWDEAYMLASLVMDVEISQLVDPRKTVRVRIPKGYVRLESFLT from the coding sequence ATGATGGTGATACCCAGGGATAAGCACGTCTACTCTTTCGGTCCAAATATGAAGGAAGTTGCCAGGGCAAAGCCCGGGGAAATTGTAATCTTCCAGACGTTGGATGCCCTAGGTGGTCAAGTTAAGTCCGAGGAAGATACCATAGAGAAGATAGACTTCTCAAGGGTTAACCCGGCAACGGGGCCCCTATATGTGGAAGGGGCAAAGAGGGGCGGAATCTTGAGGGTGGACATATTGGACATAAAGGTTGAAGGTAAGGGAGCGGTAGTTACGGCCCCAGGAGCTGGAGTTTTAGGCAAAAAGGTTGAGAGACCACAGACAAGAATTTGCGAAGTTAAGGATGGGTTTGTGATCTTTAAGGGAATCAAAATTCCAGCAATGCCAATGATCGGAGTTATCGGGGTTGCCTACGATGAGGAGGTTCCAACGGGAACCCCAGGAAAACACGGCGGAAACATGGACACAAACCTAATCAGAAAGGGAACCACCATTTACTTCCCTGTCTTCGTTGATGGAGCTTACCTCGCTATAGGCGATTTGCATGCCGTAATGGGAGATGGCGAAGTCTGCGTCTCGGCTTGTGAGGTTTCTGGGGAAGTTACGGTTAGGGTAACGCCAATGGAAGGAAAGCTAGAGTGGCCATTGCTCGAGACCGAGGATTCATTCTACCTGCTAGTCTCGGATGAAAACCTAGATAAGGCCATAGAGGAAGCCGTAAGTCTAGGAGTTGAAGCCTTGAGGAAATCAAATGACCTTAGCTGGGATGAAGCTTACATGCTGGCAAGCTTAGTTATGGACGTCGAGATAAGCCAGCTCGTTGATCCGAGGAAAACCGTAAGGGTTAGGATACCTAAAGGGTACGTTAGGTTAGAGAGCTTTTTAACTTGA
- the taw3 gene encoding tRNA(Phe) 7-((3-amino-3-carboxypropyl)-4-demethylwyosine(37)-N(4))-methyltransferase Taw3 translates to MRFTENFERAKKEALISLEIALRRGEVDEDIIPLLKKINEKPNYFTTSSCSGRISIMEMPDFGDKVNAKWLGKWHREVSLDEVLEAIRKHREGQLWLLVRSPILHVGARTLEDGIKLLNLGVSCGFKYSNIKSISDRKLIVEIRSTERLDALLGENGEILVSDDYMRKLVEIANAQVRRFKRKLKRFEERIEEL, encoded by the coding sequence GTGAGGTTCACGGAAAACTTCGAAAGGGCCAAGAAGGAAGCTCTAATAAGCCTTGAGATAGCCCTCAGAAGGGGAGAAGTAGATGAGGATATAATTCCTCTCCTGAAAAAGATAAACGAGAAGCCAAATTACTTCACAACATCATCATGCTCTGGGAGAATCTCGATAATGGAGATGCCAGATTTTGGGGATAAGGTGAACGCTAAGTGGCTTGGGAAATGGCACAGGGAAGTTTCTCTAGATGAGGTTCTTGAAGCTATAAGGAAACACAGGGAAGGACAACTCTGGCTTTTGGTTAGGAGCCCAATCCTGCATGTTGGAGCAAGAACGCTCGAGGACGGGATAAAACTCCTTAACCTAGGAGTCTCCTGCGGGTTTAAGTATTCTAACATAAAGAGCATAAGCGACAGGAAGTTGATAGTTGAGATAAGGTCGACGGAAAGGTTAGATGCCTTACTTGGAGAAAACGGGGAAATCCTTGTTAGCGACGATTACATGAGAAAGCTCGTTGAGATAGCGAATGCCCAAGTCAGAAGGTTTAAGAGAAAGTTAAAGAGATTTGAGGAGAGGATTGAAGAACTTTAA